One stretch of Serinicoccus hydrothermalis DNA includes these proteins:
- a CDS encoding molybdopterin-dependent oxidoreductase, with product MSVTTRPDPTQTQRSPGRGLPAALAGVAAGAVTLGLAEVLAAVWTRWLGSAGTASPLLAVGGAFVDRTPPWLKDFAVETFGTADKLALGVGMAITLTVLCALIGLLALRRRGLGLGLFGVVGLVGLLAVISRPATGVLDLIPTAIGVVVGARVLGWLMDRVIAARPDGADRERHPAAAPASGSSRRSVLLLGGGLTGLGVLGVAAGQALSTVGRAAQRTVEALGLPTPTRTVEVPEGATSDIAGQTPYLVDNADFYRIDTALRVPRVDASGWTLRVTGMVDEEIEISYEDLLGEEHVEALVTLTCVSNQVGGDLVGNARWLGWPVRELLARAGVQPEADMVLSRSTDGWTAGTPIEALTDDRDALLAVGMNGEPLPAEHGYPVRLVVPGLYGYVSATKWVTELKVTRFDADEGYWTPRGWSARGPIKTASRIDVPRANGELEPDEDGQVMIAGVAWAQHRGIERVEVQVDDGEWQEATLLEEPTVDSWRLWTYAWPDASSGDHQVRVRATDADGETQTEETAPPAPNGASGWHTVDFRVA from the coding sequence ATGTCCGTGACCACCCGACCTGACCCGACGCAGACCCAGAGGTCCCCGGGGCGAGGCCTGCCCGCGGCGCTGGCCGGGGTCGCGGCCGGAGCCGTCACGCTCGGTCTGGCCGAGGTCCTGGCCGCGGTCTGGACCCGGTGGCTGGGCTCGGCGGGCACCGCCTCGCCCCTGCTCGCGGTCGGGGGCGCCTTCGTCGACCGCACCCCGCCCTGGCTCAAGGACTTCGCGGTGGAGACCTTCGGCACGGCCGACAAGCTGGCGCTCGGGGTCGGCATGGCCATCACGCTCACCGTGCTGTGCGCGCTCATCGGTCTGCTCGCGCTGCGCCGTCGCGGCCTGGGCCTCGGCCTCTTCGGGGTCGTCGGCCTGGTGGGTCTGCTCGCGGTCATCAGCCGCCCCGCCACCGGGGTGCTCGACCTCATCCCGACCGCGATCGGGGTGGTCGTGGGTGCGCGGGTGCTCGGCTGGCTCATGGACCGGGTGATCGCAGCCAGGCCCGACGGGGCGGACCGCGAGCGGCACCCTGCGGCGGCGCCCGCGAGCGGGTCCTCGCGGCGCAGCGTCCTGCTCCTCGGCGGTGGCCTCACCGGCCTCGGGGTGCTCGGCGTCGCCGCGGGCCAGGCGCTGTCCACCGTCGGGCGGGCCGCGCAGCGGACCGTCGAGGCGCTGGGCCTGCCCACCCCCACCCGGACCGTGGAGGTCCCCGAGGGGGCGACGAGCGACATCGCCGGCCAGACGCCCTACCTCGTCGACAACGCGGACTTCTACCGCATCGACACCGCCCTGCGGGTGCCGCGCGTGGACGCGTCGGGGTGGACGCTGCGGGTCACCGGGATGGTCGACGAGGAGATCGAGATCTCCTACGAGGACCTGCTCGGCGAGGAGCATGTCGAGGCGCTCGTGACGCTGACCTGCGTCTCCAACCAGGTCGGCGGCGACCTCGTCGGCAACGCGCGGTGGCTGGGCTGGCCGGTCCGGGAGCTGCTCGCGCGGGCCGGGGTGCAGCCGGAGGCCGACATGGTGCTCTCCCGCAGCACCGACGGGTGGACCGCCGGCACCCCGATCGAGGCGCTCACCGACGACCGGGACGCCCTGCTCGCCGTGGGCATGAACGGCGAGCCGCTGCCCGCCGAGCACGGATACCCGGTGCGCCTCGTGGTGCCCGGGCTCTACGGCTACGTCTCGGCGACGAAATGGGTGACCGAGCTCAAGGTGACCCGGTTCGACGCCGACGAGGGCTACTGGACGCCGCGCGGCTGGTCGGCCCGCGGCCCCATCAAGACGGCCTCGCGCATCGACGTGCCCCGCGCGAACGGGGAGCTGGAGCCGGACGAGGACGGCCAGGTGATGATCGCCGGGGTCGCCTGGGCCCAGCACCGCGGCATCGAGCGGGTCGAGGTGCAGGTCGACGACGGGGAGTGGCAGGAGGCCACGCTGCTCGAGGAGCCGACCGTCGACTCCTGGCGGCTGTGGACGTATGCCTGGCCCGACGCGAGCTCCGGCGACCACCAGGTGCGGGTGCGGGCGACCGACGCCGACGGCGAGACCCAGACCGAGGAGACGGCCCCGCCCGCACCGAACGGGGCCTCGGGCTGGCACACGGTCGACTTCCGCGTCGCCTGA
- a CDS encoding PLP-dependent aminotransferase family protein codes for MPRVLTARTVADLVAPALTAESSDPTYGRLTEALRHLIADGRLPEGSRLPSERDLPGPLGLSRTTVTRAYTELRAQGYLRTRRGSGSVVQVPDVPGGRIDHLLTPSALSDGAIDLTCTAAGAPGGTSEAYEQALEELAAYLPGTGYYPGGVPVLREVVAARYSARGLATTPDQVIVAPGALAGVAIAARGLLPQRERVLVETPTYPNAIATLEGAGARIVAHPIDHERDDWDVGGLGRALRQSGARVAYLIPDFHNPTGALMPSHQRAEVGRMLRAASVVPIIDESIVDLPLDGQPVPEPLGRHVPDAITVGSVSKWLWGGLRVGWLRVPRGRAEDMAASRLKLDLGVPVLEQLVAARMLQASDEILPQQHARLLEGREILLAGLREYLPEWRVRVPKGGMALWCALPHSGSTALATAARAYDVALASGPNFAAGGGLDGWVRLPYVLGRDQLEQVAPRLAQAWADVQAGHVTLAREERGGRQSVARRIIA; via the coding sequence ATGCCTCGTGTCCTCACCGCCCGCACCGTCGCCGACCTCGTGGCGCCGGCCCTGACTGCGGAGTCGTCCGACCCGACCTACGGGCGCCTCACCGAGGCGCTGCGGCACCTCATCGCCGACGGACGGCTGCCCGAGGGCAGCCGGCTCCCCTCCGAGCGCGACCTGCCGGGCCCGCTCGGTCTCAGCCGCACCACGGTGACCCGTGCCTACACCGAGCTGCGCGCCCAGGGATACCTGCGCACCCGCCGCGGCTCGGGGAGCGTCGTCCAGGTGCCCGACGTGCCGGGCGGGCGGATCGACCACCTCCTGACGCCCTCGGCCCTCAGCGACGGCGCCATCGACCTGACCTGCACCGCTGCCGGGGCGCCGGGCGGCACCTCGGAGGCATACGAGCAGGCCCTGGAGGAACTCGCCGCCTATCTGCCCGGCACCGGCTACTACCCCGGGGGTGTGCCCGTCCTCCGCGAGGTCGTCGCCGCCAGGTACTCGGCACGCGGTCTGGCCACGACGCCGGACCAGGTCATCGTCGCGCCCGGTGCCCTGGCCGGCGTGGCGATCGCCGCCCGGGGACTGCTCCCCCAGCGCGAACGGGTGCTCGTCGAGACCCCCACCTATCCCAACGCGATCGCCACCCTCGAGGGCGCCGGTGCGCGCATCGTGGCCCACCCGATCGACCACGAGCGCGACGACTGGGACGTCGGTGGCCTGGGGCGGGCGCTGCGCCAGAGCGGTGCCCGGGTGGCCTACCTCATCCCCGACTTCCACAACCCGACCGGCGCCCTCATGCCGAGCCATCAGCGGGCGGAGGTCGGCCGGATGCTGCGTGCCGCGTCGGTCGTACCGATCATCGATGAGTCCATCGTCGACCTTCCGCTGGACGGACAGCCGGTGCCCGAGCCGCTGGGCCGGCACGTCCCGGACGCGATCACCGTCGGCAGCGTGAGCAAGTGGCTCTGGGGCGGCCTCCGAGTCGGCTGGCTGCGGGTGCCCCGCGGCCGCGCCGAGGACATGGCGGCGAGCCGGCTCAAGCTGGACCTGGGCGTGCCGGTGCTCGAGCAGCTGGTCGCCGCCCGGATGCTGCAGGCGTCGGACGAGATCCTGCCGCAGCAGCACGCCCGGCTGCTGGAGGGCCGCGAGATCCTGCTGGCCGGCCTGCGCGAGTACCTGCCGGAGTGGCGGGTGCGGGTGCCCAAGGGTGGCATGGCCCTGTGGTGCGCCCTGCCTCACTCGGGGTCGACCGCGCTGGCGACCGCGGCACGGGCGTACGACGTCGCGCTCGCCTCCGGCCCGAACTTCGCCGCGGGCGGTGGGCTCGACGGATGGGTCAGGCTCCCCTACGTGCTCGGCCGGGACCAGCTCGAGCAGGTCGCCCCTCGCCTCGCCCAGGCATGGGCGGACGTGCAGGCGGGCCACGTCACCCTCGCACGGGAAGAGCGGGGAGGTCGTCAGTCGGTCGCGCGTCGCATCATCGCCTGA
- a CDS encoding LLM class F420-dependent oxidoreductase codes for MAKTPDRPVRLGVQLQPQHAAYPKIRDTLARLEDAGVDMVTTWDHFFPLTGEPDGLHFECWTTLGAWAEQTSRVEIGALVTCNSYRNPDLLADMARTVDNISDGRLVLGIGSGWFERDYTEYGYDFGTAGSRLDDLAAAMPRIRDRWARLNPPPTREIPVMIGGGGEKKTLRIVAEHATIWHSFSDAETLRHKLGVLREHGEAVGRDVDEIEVSVGGGSVQQAPGETADALYAEGARLFTVSTSGPDHPLDELQAWLDWRDERNG; via the coding sequence ATGGCGAAGACCCCCGACCGACCGGTCCGACTCGGCGTGCAGCTCCAGCCCCAGCACGCGGCATACCCGAAGATCCGGGACACCCTCGCCCGGCTGGAGGACGCGGGGGTCGACATGGTGACCACCTGGGACCACTTCTTCCCGCTCACCGGCGAGCCGGACGGGCTGCACTTCGAGTGCTGGACCACCCTGGGCGCCTGGGCCGAGCAGACCTCGCGGGTCGAGATCGGGGCGCTCGTGACCTGCAACTCCTACCGCAACCCGGACCTGCTGGCCGACATGGCGCGGACGGTCGACAACATCAGCGACGGGCGGCTGGTCCTGGGCATCGGGTCGGGCTGGTTCGAGCGCGACTACACCGAGTACGGCTACGACTTCGGGACGGCGGGCTCGCGGCTGGACGACCTGGCGGCCGCGATGCCGCGCATCCGCGACCGCTGGGCCCGGCTCAACCCGCCGCCGACCCGCGAGATACCGGTGATGATCGGCGGTGGGGGCGAGAAGAAGACGCTGCGGATCGTCGCCGAGCACGCGACCATCTGGCACTCCTTCAGCGACGCCGAGACGCTGCGGCACAAGCTGGGCGTGCTGCGCGAGCACGGCGAGGCGGTCGGGCGCGACGTCGACGAGATCGAGGTGTCCGTCGGGGGCGGCTCGGTGCAGCAGGCGCCCGGCGAGACCGCCGACGCCCTGTATGCCGAGGGGGCCCGGCTCTTCACCGTCTCCACGAGCGGGCCGGACCACCCGCTGGACGAGCTGCAGGCCTGGCTGGACTGGCGGGACGAGCGCAACGGCTGA
- a CDS encoding MFS transporter, which translates to MSPVQSYRQLFALTGPVYVLVAFVARLPLAMSQIAALLAVSGATGSYAAGGMTAGALAVANAVGSPVAGALTDRVGQRPVLVTQSVLGTLGLLALAVLTLGAGPGEPWWPLPVVAALAGVFLPQVGTMARVRWRPISATGRRGAEPRLMDAAFSYEGAADEASFVLGPAVVGVIVAIAAPVTSLVVAALLLGAFGTWFALHPTVTLVGRDTGSRAGRGRLVTPALLVLAGVQLSIGMIFGSIQTGTSVLATQAGAPGLTGLLHALLGVGSVLAGLAVVALPEHVGHVRRLRIFTSALVVLALPLLLVGSLTALAVALLALGVAIAPSMITTFTLAERNTPVRRLGGAMTTLAATTGTGYALGAALAGRFADLGGHRPAFAVTIAATLLATTLAWTGAGAVRRALGAARQPEAKDQEAPSPVAATS; encoded by the coding sequence GTGTCACCCGTCCAGTCCTACCGCCAGCTCTTCGCGCTCACCGGCCCGGTATACGTCCTGGTCGCCTTCGTCGCGCGGCTCCCGCTGGCCATGTCCCAGATCGCCGCGCTGCTCGCCGTCTCCGGCGCCACCGGCTCCTACGCCGCCGGCGGCATGACCGCGGGTGCGCTCGCCGTCGCCAACGCCGTCGGCTCCCCGGTCGCCGGGGCGCTCACCGACCGGGTGGGGCAACGCCCGGTGCTCGTGACCCAGAGCGTGCTCGGGACCCTCGGCCTGCTGGCGCTGGCCGTCCTCACGCTCGGCGCCGGACCCGGCGAGCCGTGGTGGCCGCTGCCCGTCGTGGCCGCGCTCGCCGGGGTCTTCCTGCCGCAGGTGGGCACCATGGCCCGGGTCCGGTGGCGGCCGATCAGCGCCACCGGCCGACGGGGCGCCGAGCCGCGGCTCATGGATGCCGCCTTCTCCTACGAGGGCGCGGCGGACGAGGCGTCCTTCGTCCTCGGCCCGGCGGTCGTCGGCGTCATCGTCGCGATCGCCGCACCGGTGACCTCGCTCGTCGTCGCGGCCCTGCTCCTCGGCGCCTTCGGCACGTGGTTCGCCCTGCACCCGACAGTCACCCTCGTCGGCAGGGACACCGGCTCGCGCGCCGGCCGCGGCCGTCTGGTCACGCCGGCCCTGCTCGTGCTCGCGGGCGTCCAGCTGAGCATCGGCATGATCTTCGGGTCCATCCAGACCGGCACGTCGGTGCTCGCGACCCAGGCCGGGGCGCCCGGCCTCACCGGCCTGCTCCACGCCCTGCTCGGCGTCGGCAGCGTCCTGGCGGGGCTGGCCGTCGTGGCCCTGCCGGAGCACGTCGGGCACGTGCGCCGCCTGCGGATCTTCACCAGCGCCCTGGTCGTGCTCGCGCTGCCGCTGCTGCTGGTCGGCTCACTGACCGCGCTGGCCGTGGCGCTGCTGGCCCTCGGCGTGGCCATTGCGCCGTCGATGATCACGACCTTCACGCTGGCCGAGCGCAATACCCCCGTGCGCCGGCTCGGTGGGGCGATGACCACGCTGGCGGCCACGACCGGCACCGGGTATGCCCTGGGCGCCGCCCTCGCGGGCCGCTTCGCCGACCTGGGCGGGCACCGTCCCGCCTTCGCCGTCACCATCGCCGCGACGCTGCTCGCCACGACCCTTGCCTGGACCGGGGCCGGTGCGGTGCGACGCGCCCTCGGTGCCGCCCGTCAGCCCGAGGCGAAGGACCAGGAGGCCCCGTCGCCGGTCGCTGCGACGAGCTAG
- the rdgB gene encoding RdgB/HAM1 family non-canonical purine NTP pyrophosphatase, whose product MVTDRRLVLATRNPGKVGELRDILADVLGRTGLELVGLDAFPDLEDVVESGVTFAQNALLKARYAASSTGVPALADDSGLAVDVLGGAPGIFSARWSGPLGEATGRSKDEANNDLLLAQLADVPEEHRGAGFVCAAALVLPGGEEVVREGSCRGVLGREPRGTNGFGYDPLLVRPDGRTLAEHTAAEKHAISHRGEAFSALAQDVEALLD is encoded by the coding sequence GTGGTGACCGACCGTCGGCTGGTGCTCGCCACGCGCAACCCCGGCAAGGTCGGCGAGCTGCGCGACATCCTCGCCGACGTGCTGGGGCGGACCGGGCTCGAGCTCGTCGGGCTGGACGCCTTCCCGGATCTCGAGGACGTCGTCGAGTCCGGCGTCACCTTCGCGCAGAACGCCCTGCTCAAGGCCCGGTATGCCGCGTCCTCCACCGGCGTGCCCGCCCTCGCCGACGACTCCGGCCTGGCGGTCGACGTCCTGGGCGGGGCGCCGGGGATCTTCTCCGCGCGCTGGTCCGGCCCGTTGGGGGAGGCCACCGGCCGCAGCAAGGACGAGGCCAACAACGACCTGCTCCTGGCCCAGCTGGCCGACGTCCCCGAAGAGCACCGCGGTGCGGGGTTCGTCTGCGCCGCCGCGCTGGTGCTGCCGGGGGGCGAGGAGGTCGTGCGCGAGGGCAGCTGCCGGGGCGTGCTGGGCCGCGAGCCGCGCGGCACGAACGGCTTCGGCTACGACCCGCTGCTCGTCCGGCCCGACGGCCGCACCCTGGCCGAGCACACCGCTGCGGAGAAGCACGCGATCTCCCACCGGGGCGAGGCCTTCAGCGCCCTGGCCCAGGACGTCGAGGCGCTGCTCGACTGA
- a CDS encoding YczE/YyaS/YitT family protein, whose protein sequence is MSILTHVENSRTVAGARRRAADPRRQLAALGPVEQLRAGRLGRRVLQLLVGLTLYGASIGLMVRGVLGNMPWDVLHQGVARQVPLSLGVIIIVVSVLVLLLWIPLRQPPGLGTIANALLVGVAADATLWLIAPGEGWLQRGALMAAGVLLNGVASAMYIGAQLGPGPRDGLMTGLARRTGWSLRLVRTGIEVTVIALGWLLGGVVGLGTVVYAVAIGPLTQALLPWFTVDLTRAGRR, encoded by the coding sequence ATGAGCATCCTCACCCATGTGGAGAACTCCCGGACCGTGGCCGGCGCCCGGCGCCGCGCGGCCGACCCGCGCCGGCAGCTCGCGGCGCTCGGTCCGGTCGAGCAGCTGCGCGCCGGCCGGCTCGGCCGACGGGTCCTGCAGCTGCTCGTCGGGCTGACGCTCTACGGCGCCTCGATCGGCCTCATGGTGCGCGGGGTGCTGGGCAACATGCCGTGGGACGTGCTGCACCAGGGGGTCGCGCGGCAGGTGCCGCTCAGCCTCGGCGTCATCATCATCGTCGTGTCGGTGCTCGTGCTGCTCCTGTGGATCCCGCTGCGGCAGCCGCCGGGCCTGGGCACGATCGCCAACGCGCTGCTCGTCGGCGTGGCGGCCGATGCGACGCTGTGGCTGATCGCGCCGGGGGAGGGCTGGCTCCAGCGCGGCGCGCTCATGGCCGCGGGCGTGCTGCTCAACGGGGTGGCGAGCGCGATGTACATCGGTGCCCAGCTCGGGCCGGGTCCCCGCGATGGGCTCATGACGGGCCTGGCGCGGCGCACCGGGTGGTCGCTGCGGCTGGTGCGCACCGGCATCGAGGTCACCGTCATCGCGCTCGGCTGGCTGCTGGGGGGCGTCGTCGGGCTCGGCACCGTGGTGTATGCCGTCGCGATCGGACCGCTGACCCAGGCGCTGCTGCCGTGGTTCACCGTCGACCTCACGCGGGCCGGGCGGCGCTGA
- the rph gene encoding ribonuclease PH has product MTSRHDGRSADQLREIRITRNWLDHAEGSVLVEFGRTRVLCAASFTAGVPRWRKGSGLGWTTAEYAMLPRSTHTRSDRESVKGRLGGRTHEISRLIGRSLRAVVDLKSLGENTIQLDCDVLQADGGTRTAAITGAYVALVDAVEQAREQGLIAKKAEPITGSVAAVSVGVVDGEPVLDLDYPEDSTAETDMNVVMTGDGRFIEVQGTAEGVPFDRELLDALLDLAAEGCAELTARQAAAFGADDMGGSDSHEAGADVDQGPPTW; this is encoded by the coding sequence ATGACCTCACGCCATGACGGCCGCAGCGCCGACCAGCTCCGCGAGATCCGGATCACCCGCAACTGGCTCGACCACGCCGAGGGCAGCGTGCTCGTGGAGTTCGGGAGGACCCGGGTGCTCTGCGCCGCGTCCTTCACCGCCGGCGTGCCGCGCTGGCGCAAGGGCAGCGGCCTGGGCTGGACCACCGCGGAGTACGCCATGCTCCCGCGCTCCACCCACACCCGCTCCGACCGCGAGTCGGTCAAGGGCCGGCTCGGCGGCCGCACCCACGAGATCAGCCGGCTCATCGGGCGCTCGCTGCGCGCCGTCGTCGACCTGAAGTCGTTGGGGGAGAACACCATCCAGCTCGACTGCGACGTGCTGCAGGCCGACGGTGGCACCCGCACCGCCGCGATCACCGGTGCCTACGTCGCGCTCGTCGACGCCGTCGAGCAGGCCCGCGAGCAGGGGCTCATCGCCAAGAAGGCGGAGCCGATCACCGGCTCGGTCGCGGCCGTCAGCGTCGGCGTGGTCGACGGCGAGCCGGTGCTGGACCTGGACTACCCGGAGGACTCGACCGCCGAGACCGACATGAACGTCGTCATGACCGGCGACGGGCGCTTCATCGAGGTGCAGGGCACCGCCGAGGGCGTGCCCTTCGACCGGGAGCTGCTCGACGCGCTGCTCGACCTGGCCGCCGAGGGCTGCGCCGAGCTCACCGCCCGCCAGGCCGCCGCCTTCGGCGCCGACGACATGGGCGGGTCGGACTCGCACGAGGCCGGGGCCGACGTGGACCAGGGCCCGCCCACGTGGTGA
- a CDS encoding DUF7218 family protein, which produces MAGENTQDDPGPSVKDPEMYESLREDGASKEKAARISNAAAASSRSDVGERGGEASDYEDRTVEELRERAAELDVEGRSSMTKDELIEALRDH; this is translated from the coding sequence ATGGCAGGCGAGAACACCCAGGACGACCCCGGCCCGAGCGTCAAGGACCCGGAGATGTACGAGTCGCTGCGCGAGGACGGCGCGAGCAAGGAGAAGGCCGCGCGGATCTCCAACGCGGCCGCGGCGAGCTCGCGCTCCGACGTCGGCGAGCGCGGCGGCGAGGCCTCGGACTACGAGGACCGCACCGTCGAGGAGCTGCGCGAGCGGGCGGCCGAGCTGGACGTCGAGGGTCGCTCCTCGATGACCAAGGACGAGCTCATCGAGGCGCTGCGCGACCACTGA